A genomic window from Pseudonocardia broussonetiae includes:
- a CDS encoding alpha/beta fold hydrolase: MTTTHVLQTPEVDLAYDVHGPLPTADGRPVLLAIGQPMDATGFATLASHLPGRTVVAYDPRGLGRSVRKDGRVEMVPEVQAGDVHALIEALGTGPVDLFGSSGGAVAGLALVAAHPGDVRTFVAHEPPVIAALPDADAARRAQAGFMEAYRAKGSGAGMAAFIAMTSWPGEYTDEYFAQPAPDPAAFGMPSEDDGSRDDPLLSDRSLAVSDFRPDVDALRASPTRIVLAVGEETGDTFTARTARGVAAMLGQEPVVFPSHHGGFLGGEFGYAGKPAEFAARLDEVLG; the protein is encoded by the coding sequence ATGACGACGACACACGTCCTGCAGACCCCCGAGGTCGACCTCGCCTACGACGTCCACGGCCCCCTCCCCACCGCCGACGGGCGGCCCGTCCTGCTCGCGATCGGCCAGCCGATGGACGCCACCGGCTTCGCGACGCTCGCCTCGCACCTGCCCGGCCGCACCGTCGTCGCCTACGACCCGCGGGGCCTGGGCCGCAGCGTGCGCAAGGACGGACGCGTCGAGATGGTGCCCGAGGTGCAGGCGGGCGACGTCCACGCGCTGATCGAGGCGCTCGGCACCGGGCCCGTCGACCTGTTCGGCAGCAGCGGCGGTGCCGTCGCCGGGCTCGCCCTGGTCGCCGCGCACCCCGGCGACGTGCGGACCTTCGTCGCGCACGAGCCGCCGGTCATCGCCGCGCTCCCCGACGCCGACGCCGCGCGGCGCGCCCAGGCCGGGTTCATGGAGGCCTACCGGGCCAAGGGCTCCGGCGCGGGCATGGCCGCGTTCATCGCGATGACGTCGTGGCCGGGCGAGTACACCGACGAGTACTTCGCGCAGCCCGCCCCGGACCCCGCCGCCTTCGGCATGCCGAGCGAGGACGACGGCTCCCGCGACGACCCGCTCCTGTCGGACCGCTCGCTCGCCGTCTCCGACTTCCGCCCCGACGTCGACGCGCTCCGGGCCTCGCCGACCCGCATCGTGCTCGCGGTCGGTGAGGAGACCGGCGACACCTTCACCGCCCGCACCGCCCGCGGCGTCGCCGCGATGCTCGGTCAGGAGCCGGTGGTGTTCCCCAGCCACCACGGCGGGTTCCTCGGCGGCGAGTTCGGCTACGCCGGCAAGCCCGCGGAGTTCGCCGCGCGGCTGGACGAGGTGCTCGGCTGA
- the larE gene encoding ATP-dependent sacrificial sulfur transferase LarE, whose amino-acid sequence MPRTAPPADVDRRADDLRARLAEESGVVVAYSGGADSALLAALAHEVLGARALAVTAVSPSLPESERRRAAAFAADRGFAHVEVRTHEFSDPRYVANAGDRCYHCKSALFDAVAPLAAFAGSVVALGTNLDDLGDHRPGQRAAAERGAIAPMVDVGLTKAEVRAISRRLGLDTADKPAAACLSSRVAYGDPVTADVLARVERAEDALAALGFAQCRVRAHAAGTVGRVEVPAAELGRALDLRSEVVAAVRGAGFAFCALDLDGFRSGGMNVLLGVPTVGAR is encoded by the coding sequence ATGCCGCGCACCGCCCCGCCCGCCGACGTCGACCGCCGGGCCGACGACCTGCGCGCCCGGCTCGCCGAGGAGTCCGGCGTCGTCGTCGCCTACTCCGGCGGGGCCGACTCGGCGCTGCTCGCCGCCCTCGCGCACGAGGTGCTGGGCGCGCGCGCCCTGGCCGTCACGGCGGTGTCGCCGAGCCTGCCCGAGTCGGAGCGGCGCCGGGCCGCGGCGTTCGCGGCCGACCGCGGGTTCGCCCACGTCGAGGTGCGCACGCACGAGTTCTCCGACCCCCGCTACGTCGCCAACGCGGGCGACCGCTGCTACCACTGCAAGAGCGCCCTGTTCGACGCCGTGGCGCCGCTCGCGGCCTTCGCGGGCTCGGTCGTGGCGCTCGGCACGAACCTCGACGACCTCGGCGACCACCGGCCGGGCCAGCGCGCGGCCGCCGAGCGCGGCGCGATCGCGCCGATGGTCGACGTCGGGCTGACGAAGGCGGAGGTGCGGGCGATCAGCCGCCGGCTCGGGCTCGACACCGCCGACAAGCCCGCCGCGGCCTGCCTGTCGTCGCGGGTCGCGTACGGCGACCCCGTCACCGCCGACGTGCTCGCGCGCGTCGAGCGGGCGGAGGACGCGCTGGCCGCGCTCGGGTTCGCGCAGTGCCGCGTCCGCGCCCACGCCGCCGGGACCGTCGGCCGGGTCGAGGTGCCGGCCGCGGAGCTCGGGCGGGCGCTGGACCTGCGGTCGGAGGTCGTCGCCGCGGTCCGGGGTGCCGGGTTCGCGTTCTGCGCGCTCGATCTCGACGGGTTCCGCAGCGGGGGCATGAACGTCCTGCTCGGGGTGCCGACCGTCGGCGCGCGATGA
- a CDS encoding SpoIIE family protein phosphatase, whose amino-acid sequence MDDELTELRRQLELLRLLTDATAALSGAATPLQVAEVAVEQYERLLGTSSVAVFELRGRDSLDAMTLGGWAQGARDAWTTMPLDAPAPVAEAARTRTPVWTESAAAWRERYPHLVEMLDGYGYRGVFGLPLLAGDELVGALGVGLTEDRTLDAAEREAVTALGAQCAQAVQRARLLQVESEARRTAERFSAMVAALSRSRTPDEVVAAIGEAAASLGASASVVAVRTGDRLDLSGSAGPAPGPLPLDAAHPLSYAVRTEEPVWLARRSELAWRDRSFAASPGAPEVDVAVPMFLDDGATGAIGMVFEGAPPHFSREERRAIRTLAAQCAQALDRARLQQVEHDIAEALQRSLLPVGLPELAELAFAARYLPGTEGVQAGGDWYEVVELDDGRVAMVVGDVVGKGAEAAALMGQLRTALSAALLRGDSPSQALHQLDAFSARVPAARASTAACVLVDRATGALTWASAGHPAPLVVAPDGARLLEGRSGSVLGVGTAAPEPFPEHRFELPVGAVVALYTDGLVERRDEDLDAGLARLVEAGGRSGDRPLDQVVDGLLDDLLGTTGPADDVAVVLCRRTPAPWSLRMPAVAEELGALRREVERWGSACGLHDEQLYDLQIALGEAVANGVEHAYPGGPGEVAVALARRGDGSVAVEVGDSGTWRPPPTDPGHRGRGLAVIHALARDVEVAPGGGGTRVSFRVPPTPDAPPARTWTGQRTWTGQRPSRQDARMEVRADATGPCVVVTGDLDLLGATALRDGLRAVVDAADPGSHLVVDLDGAGYVASAGVALLLDTVERARDRGLTARVAMRPGGALARILAVSGAGDLGAG is encoded by the coding sequence GTGGACGACGAGCTCACCGAGCTGCGGAGGCAGCTGGAGCTCCTCCGGCTCCTCACCGACGCGACGGCCGCCCTGTCGGGCGCCGCGACACCGCTGCAGGTCGCGGAGGTCGCCGTCGAGCAGTACGAGCGGCTGCTGGGCACGTCCTCGGTCGCGGTGTTCGAGCTGCGCGGCCGCGACAGCCTCGACGCCATGACGCTCGGCGGCTGGGCCCAGGGCGCCCGGGACGCGTGGACGACGATGCCGCTCGACGCCCCGGCACCGGTCGCGGAGGCCGCGCGCACCCGCACCCCGGTGTGGACGGAGAGCGCGGCCGCGTGGCGGGAGCGCTACCCGCACCTCGTCGAGATGCTCGACGGCTACGGCTACCGCGGGGTGTTCGGGCTGCCGCTGCTCGCGGGCGACGAGCTGGTGGGCGCGCTCGGCGTCGGCCTCACCGAGGACCGCACGCTCGACGCCGCCGAGCGGGAGGCCGTCACGGCCCTGGGCGCGCAGTGCGCGCAGGCGGTGCAGCGGGCCCGGCTGCTGCAGGTCGAGAGCGAGGCCCGGCGCACCGCGGAGCGGTTCAGCGCGATGGTCGCGGCGCTGTCCCGGTCGCGCACGCCCGACGAGGTGGTGGCCGCGATCGGGGAGGCGGCGGCGTCGCTGGGGGCGTCGGCGTCGGTCGTCGCGGTCCGGACGGGGGACCGCCTCGACCTGTCCGGCTCGGCCGGCCCGGCGCCCGGGCCGCTGCCGCTGGACGCGGCGCACCCGCTGTCCTACGCGGTCCGCACCGAGGAGCCGGTGTGGCTGGCCCGGCGCTCGGAGCTGGCGTGGCGCGACCGCAGCTTCGCCGCGTCCCCCGGCGCCCCGGAGGTCGACGTCGCGGTGCCGATGTTCCTCGACGACGGCGCCACCGGCGCGATCGGGATGGTCTTCGAGGGGGCGCCGCCGCACTTCTCGCGGGAGGAGCGCCGGGCGATCCGCACGCTGGCGGCGCAGTGCGCGCAGGCGCTCGACCGCGCGCGCCTGCAGCAGGTCGAGCACGACATCGCCGAGGCGCTGCAGCGGAGCCTGCTCCCCGTCGGGCTGCCCGAGCTCGCGGAGCTGGCCTTCGCCGCCCGCTACCTCCCCGGCACCGAGGGCGTGCAGGCCGGCGGCGACTGGTACGAGGTCGTCGAGCTCGACGACGGCCGCGTCGCGATGGTCGTCGGGGACGTGGTCGGCAAGGGCGCCGAGGCGGCCGCGCTGATGGGGCAGCTGCGCACCGCGCTCTCCGCCGCCCTGCTGCGCGGCGACTCCCCGTCGCAGGCGCTGCACCAGCTCGACGCCTTCTCGGCCCGCGTCCCCGCCGCCCGCGCCTCGACCGCGGCCTGCGTGCTCGTCGACCGGGCGACCGGGGCGCTGACGTGGGCGAGCGCCGGGCACCCGGCGCCGCTGGTGGTGGCGCCCGACGGGGCCCGGCTGCTCGAGGGCCGGTCCGGGTCCGTGCTGGGGGTGGGCACGGCCGCGCCCGAGCCGTTCCCCGAGCACCGGTTCGAACTGCCGGTCGGTGCGGTGGTCGCCCTCTACACCGACGGGCTCGTCGAGCGCCGTGACGAGGACCTCGACGCCGGGCTGGCGCGGCTGGTCGAGGCCGGGGGCCGGTCGGGCGACCGGCCGCTGGACCAGGTCGTCGACGGCCTGCTCGACGACCTGCTGGGCACGACCGGGCCGGCCGACGACGTCGCCGTGGTGCTGTGCCGGCGGACCCCGGCGCCGTGGTCGCTGCGCATGCCCGCCGTGGCGGAGGAGCTGGGCGCGCTGCGCCGGGAGGTGGAGCGCTGGGGGAGCGCCTGCGGCCTGCACGACGAGCAGCTCTACGACCTGCAGATCGCGCTCGGCGAGGCCGTCGCCAACGGCGTCGAGCACGCCTACCCGGGGGGCCCGGGCGAGGTCGCGGTCGCCCTCGCCCGCCGCGGCGACGGCTCGGTCGCCGTGGAGGTCGGCGACTCCGGCACCTGGCGGCCCCCGCCGACCGACCCGGGCCACCGGGGCCGGGGCCTCGCGGTCATCCACGCGCTGGCCCGGGACGTGGAGGTGGCCCCGGGCGGGGGCGGCACCCGCGTGTCCTTCCGGGTGCCCCCGACGCCCGACGCGCCGCCGGCGCGGACCTGGACGGGGCAGCGGACATGGACGGGGCAGCGGCCGTCCCGGCAGGACGCGCGGATGGAGGTCCGCGCCGACGCGACCGGGCCGTGCGTGGTGGTGACCGGGGACCTCGACCTGCTCGGCGCCACCGCGCTGCGCGACGGGCTGCGGGCGGTCGTCGACGCCGCGGACCCCGGCTCGCACCTGGTCGTCGACCTCGACGGCGCCGGCTACGTCGCCAGCGCGGGCGTCGCGCTGCTGCTCGACACCGTCGAGCGCGCGCGGGACCGCGGCCTCACCGCCCGGGTGGCGATGCGCCCGGGCGGGGCGCTCGCCCGGATCCTCGCGGTGTCGGGGGCCGGCGACCTCGGCGCCGGGTGA
- the thpR gene encoding RNA 2',3'-cyclic phosphodiesterase, which yields MRSFVALLPPPSALDELADAVRALPDEPRLRWTPPAQWHLTLAFLGEVDEPTCDRLVERLARAARRHPPVELALAGGGRFGDRVLWTRVDGDRPALRLLAGSVRAAARRTGLPVEDRPYRPHLTLARVRPPAPDLRPFAEALAGFAGRPWTASALHMVRSDLGAGPGGTARHEVVASWELTGGRGSRAAERSGGAGGTSRSDPGSRPRSADRARGRP from the coding sequence GTGCGGTCCTTCGTGGCGCTGCTGCCCCCGCCGTCCGCGCTCGACGAGCTCGCCGACGCCGTCCGCGCGCTCCCCGACGAGCCGCGGCTGCGGTGGACCCCGCCCGCGCAGTGGCACCTGACGCTGGCGTTCCTCGGCGAGGTCGACGAGCCGACGTGCGACCGGCTCGTCGAGCGGCTGGCCCGCGCGGCGCGCCGCCACCCGCCCGTCGAGCTGGCCCTGGCCGGCGGCGGCCGGTTCGGCGACCGGGTCCTGTGGACCCGCGTCGACGGCGACCGCCCGGCGCTGCGCCTGCTCGCCGGCTCCGTCCGCGCGGCCGCGCGCCGCACCGGCCTGCCCGTGGAGGACCGGCCGTACCGCCCGCACCTCACGCTGGCCCGGGTCCGCCCGCCCGCGCCGGACCTGCGGCCCTTCGCCGAGGCGCTGGCGGGCTTCGCCGGCCGTCCGTGGACGGCGTCGGCGCTGCACATGGTCCGCAGCGACCTCGGCGCCGGGCCGGGCGGCACCGCCCGCCACGAGGTCGTCGCGAGCTGGGAGCTGACGGGCGGGCGCGGGAGTCGCGCGGCGGAGCGGTCCGGCGGGGCGGGCGGTACGTCGAGGAGCGACCCCGGGTCGCGCCCGCGCTCGGCAGACCGGGCGCGTGGACGTCCCTAG
- a CDS encoding DUF1772 domain-containing protein has translation MSRPTPTTIVLVALVWTAMLSFGGVAAETVMLYPNIFGDAPASLERAREFLVAGGPGDYFPPLGASVVVTGLAAVALTWRDPGLRWWVAAAVAVFVACEFLFSVLFFWPRNEIMFVDPVGTHTPEHLRQVAGEFVAGHRVRLAGGGVTAVLAFVALLRRVRATAVPAAVTPVGVGR, from the coding sequence ATGTCCCGCCCGACACCCACCACGATCGTGCTCGTCGCCCTCGTGTGGACGGCGATGCTGTCCTTCGGCGGCGTGGCCGCCGAGACCGTGATGCTCTACCCGAACATCTTCGGCGACGCCCCGGCGTCGCTGGAGCGGGCCCGCGAGTTCCTCGTGGCGGGCGGGCCGGGCGACTACTTCCCGCCGCTGGGCGCCTCGGTGGTCGTGACCGGCCTGGCCGCGGTCGCCCTGACCTGGCGCGACCCCGGCCTGCGGTGGTGGGTCGCCGCCGCGGTGGCGGTGTTCGTCGCCTGCGAGTTCCTGTTCTCCGTGCTGTTCTTCTGGCCCCGCAACGAGATCATGTTCGTCGACCCCGTGGGCACCCACACCCCCGAGCACCTGCGCCAGGTGGCCGGGGAGTTCGTCGCCGGCCACCGGGTCCGCCTGGCCGGGGGCGGGGTGACCGCGGTGCTGGCGTTCGTCGCGCTCCTGCGCCGCGTCCGCGCCACCGCGGTGCCGGCGGCCGTCACGCCGGTGGGGGTCGGCCGGTGA
- a CDS encoding response regulator transcription factor, with amino-acid sequence MTALRVVLVDDQHLVRAGLRALLERAPDITVVGEAGDGAMGVAVVRAERPDVVLMDVRMPGTDGLTATRRILADPALAAVRVVVLTTFDDDEHLFEAIRAGAAGFLLKDTAPDALRDAVRTVAGGDALLSPAVTRRVLAAAARSPVARPERLAGLTAREREVLAHVGAGRSNAEIGAVLHLSPDTARTYVSRLLTKLAARDRSQLVVIAYESGLVRPGENDG; translated from the coding sequence GTGACCGCGCTGCGCGTGGTGCTGGTCGACGACCAGCACCTCGTCCGGGCCGGGCTGCGGGCGCTGCTCGAGCGCGCGCCCGACATCACGGTCGTGGGGGAGGCCGGCGACGGCGCGATGGGCGTCGCCGTGGTGCGCGCCGAGCGCCCCGACGTCGTGCTGATGGACGTGCGGATGCCCGGCACCGACGGCCTCACCGCCACGCGGCGGATCCTGGCCGACCCCGCGCTGGCCGCCGTCCGCGTGGTCGTGCTGACGACCTTCGACGACGACGAGCACCTCTTCGAGGCCATCCGCGCCGGGGCGGCGGGCTTCCTGCTCAAGGACACCGCCCCCGACGCCCTGCGCGACGCGGTGCGCACCGTGGCCGGCGGCGACGCGCTGCTCTCCCCGGCCGTCACCCGCCGCGTGCTCGCCGCAGCCGCGCGGTCACCCGTCGCGCGGCCCGAACGGCTCGCCGGGCTCACCGCGCGCGAGCGGGAGGTCCTCGCCCACGTCGGGGCCGGCCGGTCGAACGCCGAGATCGGCGCGGTGCTGCACCTGAGCCCCGACACCGCCCGCACCTACGTCAGCCGCCTGCTCACCAAGCTCGCCGCGCGCGACCGCTCCCAGCTCGTGGTCATCGCCTACGAGAGCGGGCTGGTGCGGCCGGGCGAGAACGACGGCTGA
- a CDS encoding sensor histidine kinase, whose translation MQDTAPTRSDALLAVAVTSLVAAAVVAEGGPPARVALAGAFAVGFGALLLGGRRRPVAVLVATAAGMVAYYWLDLPPIGLAAPVAAALYLAAERGRVRAAAGVAAALLAVSVAARLAEGDDPGFVLGLQLGSEAVTVVAVIALGDAVRSRRSLRAELRRQADAAAEERRREAARQVDAERVRVARELHDTLGHAVSVIALQSAVAQEAIDDGATDAARGAVTTIREVTGGVMTELRATLGTLRAGSGTREPAPGLDRLGALAEGVTRSGLPVELRVSGATAGVPAVVGTTAYRIVQEALTNALRHAGAHRVTVVVDASPAGLVVEVVDDGRGGPVTERGHGLHGMAERVALLGGTLVAGDAPGGGFRVHASLPSGGAR comes from the coding sequence GTGCAGGACACGGCCCCCACCCGCTCCGACGCCCTGCTGGCCGTCGCGGTGACGAGCCTGGTCGCGGCGGCCGTGGTGGCGGAGGGGGGCCCGCCCGCGCGGGTCGCGCTGGCCGGCGCCTTCGCCGTCGGGTTCGGCGCGCTCCTGCTGGGCGGGCGCCGCCGCCCGGTGGCGGTGCTCGTGGCGACGGCGGCCGGGATGGTCGCCTACTACTGGCTGGACCTGCCGCCGATCGGGCTGGCCGCGCCGGTGGCGGCCGCCCTGTACCTCGCGGCCGAGCGGGGGCGGGTGCGCGCGGCGGCGGGCGTCGCCGCCGCGCTGCTCGCGGTGTCGGTGGCCGCGCGGCTCGCCGAGGGCGACGACCCCGGCTTCGTGCTCGGCCTGCAGCTCGGGTCGGAGGCCGTGACCGTGGTGGCCGTGATCGCGCTCGGCGACGCCGTGCGCAGCCGCCGGTCCCTGCGGGCGGAGCTGCGGCGCCAGGCGGACGCGGCCGCGGAGGAGCGGCGGCGGGAGGCGGCGCGGCAGGTCGACGCCGAGCGCGTCCGGGTCGCGCGGGAGCTGCACGACACCCTGGGCCACGCCGTGTCGGTGATCGCGCTGCAGTCCGCCGTGGCGCAGGAGGCGATCGACGACGGCGCGACGGACGCCGCGCGCGGTGCCGTCACCACGATCCGGGAGGTGACCGGGGGCGTGATGACGGAGCTGCGCGCCACCCTCGGGACGCTCCGCGCCGGGTCCGGGACGCGGGAGCCCGCGCCGGGCCTCGACCGCCTCGGCGCGCTCGCCGAGGGCGTGACCCGCAGCGGCCTGCCGGTGGAGCTGCGGGTGAGCGGCGCGACCGCGGGCGTGCCGGCGGTCGTCGGCACCACCGCCTACCGGATCGTGCAGGAGGCGCTGACCAACGCGCTGCGGCACGCCGGGGCGCACCGCGTCACCGTCGTCGTCGACGCGTCGCCTGCCGGGCTGGTGGTGGAGGTCGTCGACGACGGGCGCGGCGGGCCCGTCACCGAGCGCGGCCACGGCCTGCACGGCATGGCCGAGCGGGTGGCGCTGCTCGGCGGCACCCTCGTCGCCGGCGACGCCCCGGGTGGCGGCTTCCGCGTGCACGCCTCGCTGCCGTCCGGAGGGGCCCGGTGA
- the larB gene encoding nickel pincer cofactor biosynthesis protein LarB → MTGGPSDPGFTDLGFARPDTDREARSGLPEVVYGPGKAPGQVAAVVTTLLAANSGPVLVTRVGPDTAREVLAAVPGGHHDPDARLLVWRPAAPLGFRLAVVSAGTSDGPVAAEAAAVATAVGLTVDAVADVGVAGLHRLLAVRERIESAHAVVCIAGMEGALPSVVAGLVSRPVVAVPTSVGYGAALEGVTALLAMLTSCAAGVTVVNIDSGFGAAMAAHRLAAAVSRGTDR, encoded by the coding sequence ATGACGGGCGGGCCCTCCGACCCCGGCTTCACGGACCTGGGCTTCGCCCGCCCCGACACCGACCGCGAGGCCCGCTCCGGCCTGCCCGAGGTCGTCTACGGGCCGGGCAAGGCGCCCGGGCAGGTCGCCGCCGTGGTCACGACGCTGCTCGCGGCCAACTCCGGCCCCGTCCTCGTGACGCGCGTCGGGCCCGACACCGCGCGCGAGGTGCTGGCCGCCGTGCCCGGCGGGCACCACGACCCCGACGCCCGGCTGCTGGTCTGGCGGCCCGCCGCGCCGCTCGGGTTCCGGCTCGCCGTCGTCTCCGCCGGCACCTCCGACGGGCCGGTGGCCGCCGAGGCCGCGGCGGTCGCGACGGCCGTCGGGCTGACGGTCGACGCCGTCGCCGACGTCGGGGTCGCCGGGCTGCACCGGCTCCTGGCCGTGCGCGAGCGCATCGAGTCCGCGCACGCCGTCGTCTGCATCGCCGGGATGGAGGGGGCGCTGCCCAGCGTCGTCGCCGGGCTGGTGAGCCGCCCGGTCGTCGCCGTGCCGACCTCGGTCGGCTACGGCGCCGCGCTGGAGGGCGTGACGGCGCTGCTGGCCATGCTCACGTCGTGCGCGGCCGGCGTGACGGTCGTGAACATCGACTCCGGCTTCGGCGCCGCGATGGCCGCCCACCGGCTCGCCGCGGCCGTCTCCCGGGGGACCGACCGGTGA
- a CDS encoding cupin domain-containing protein, whose product MSIPPPGPDRVLRMPTGETITVLVSGRDGDGGVFEIDALLPPGLAGPPRHRHRFEAETFTVVEGRLRVVVGSDTVVLSAGESATVPPTVTHAFANPFDEPARIRMRETPAGPLEEQFRVLARAGRVPPLGGLAAVNVRHDLSFSLHGVPDVVQRPVWRALAWLHDRTRSS is encoded by the coding sequence ATGAGCATCCCGCCCCCCGGTCCCGACCGCGTGCTGCGCATGCCGACGGGCGAGACGATCACCGTCCTCGTCTCCGGTCGCGACGGCGACGGCGGCGTCTTCGAGATCGACGCCCTGCTGCCGCCCGGCCTCGCGGGCCCTCCGCGGCACCGCCACCGGTTCGAGGCAGAGACGTTCACCGTCGTGGAGGGGCGGCTGCGCGTCGTGGTCGGCTCGGACACGGTCGTGCTGTCCGCGGGCGAGTCGGCGACCGTCCCGCCCACCGTGACCCACGCGTTCGCCAACCCCTTCGACGAGCCCGCCCGGATCCGTATGCGCGAGACGCCGGCCGGCCCGCTCGAGGAGCAGTTCCGGGTGCTGGCCCGGGCCGGGCGCGTCCCGCCGCTCGGCGGGCTCGCGGCCGTCAACGTGCGGCACGACCTGTCGTTCTCCCTGCACGGCGTGCCGGACGTGGTGCAGCGGCCGGTGTGGCGGGCGCTGGCCTGGCTGCACGACCGGACGCGGTCCTCGTAG
- a CDS encoding carbon-nitrogen hydrolase family protein — MPRLAAAAAAFGPDLEFDLRRVGTLIEHARRDGADLLVLPAGALGGHVPGAGDPSIVLDLDDPVLERVARLAGPLVVCVGFRQRTGGGCHNAAVCLHGDGVLGTHHKVHLPPGEAAVYAPGCSFDAFDTPVGRIGMLIDYDKTFPESARSLALDGAQVLACLSAWPTSTTHRAPRMNDDRQSRLFDLYDRARAAENQVVLVSSNQTGSHGGTRFLGQAKVVGPDGDVLARTWGKAGIATADVDVPDRVREVRRVLHHLVERRPETYR, encoded by the coding sequence ATGCCCCGGCTGGCCGCGGCCGCGGCGGCCTTCGGGCCCGATCTCGAGTTCGACCTCCGCCGCGTCGGCACGCTCATCGAGCACGCCCGCCGGGACGGCGCCGACCTGCTCGTGCTGCCCGCCGGCGCGCTCGGCGGGCACGTCCCCGGCGCCGGCGACCCGTCGATCGTGCTCGACCTCGACGACCCGGTCCTGGAGCGGGTGGCGCGCCTGGCCGGGCCCCTGGTGGTCTGCGTCGGGTTCCGGCAGCGCACCGGCGGGGGCTGCCACAACGCCGCCGTGTGCCTGCACGGCGACGGGGTGCTCGGCACGCACCACAAGGTGCACCTGCCGCCCGGCGAGGCGGCCGTCTACGCGCCGGGCTGCTCCTTCGACGCGTTCGACACGCCCGTCGGCCGGATCGGCATGCTGATCGACTACGACAAGACGTTCCCGGAGTCGGCGCGCTCGCTCGCCCTCGACGGCGCGCAGGTCCTGGCCTGCCTGTCGGCCTGGCCGACCAGCACCACCCACCGCGCCCCCCGCATGAACGACGACCGCCAGTCGCGCCTGTTCGACCTCTACGACCGCGCCCGCGCCGCGGAGAACCAGGTCGTCCTCGTCTCCTCCAACCAGACCGGCAGCCACGGCGGCACGCGCTTCCTCGGCCAGGCGAAGGTGGTCGGCCCGGACGGCGACGTCCTGGCCCGCACCTGGGGCAAGGCCGGGATCGCGACGGCCGACGTCGACGTGCCCGACCGCGTCCGCGAGGTGCGCCGGGTGCTGCACCACCTCGTCGAACGACGGCCGGAGACCTACCGGTGA
- the arsC gene encoding arsenate reductase (glutaredoxin) (This arsenate reductase requires both glutathione and glutaredoxin to convert arsenate to arsenite, after which the efflux transporter formed by ArsA and ArsB can extrude the arsenite from the cell, providing resistance.) — protein METPTVWHNPRCSKSRGAVALLTERGIEPTLVRYLDDGPDRAALEDVLRKLGTDDPRAITRTGEARYRELGLASADRDALLDALVAEPALLERPIVVLGDRAVVARPPERVLDLLG, from the coding sequence GTGGAGACACCGACGGTCTGGCACAACCCCCGCTGCTCGAAGAGCCGCGGCGCGGTCGCCCTGCTCACCGAGCGCGGCATCGAGCCGACGCTGGTCCGCTACCTCGACGACGGGCCGGACCGCGCCGCGCTGGAGGACGTGCTGCGCAAGCTCGGCACCGACGACCCGCGCGCGATCACCCGCACGGGCGAGGCGCGCTACCGCGAGCTCGGACTGGCCTCGGCCGACCGCGACGCGCTGCTCGACGCGCTGGTGGCCGAGCCCGCGCTGCTCGAGCGGCCCATCGTCGTGCTGGGCGACCGGGCCGTGGTGGCCCGGCCGCCCGAGCGGGTGCTCGACCTGCTCGGCTGA
- a CDS encoding phosphotransferase — protein MSARARAAAAVAEHAPGHGGEEWADLGGGLDHRAFRVGDLVVRVAAPDARAAVVREAALLRLVAGRLAVPVPEPRFADPARGVIAHRFLPGRPLLGRTPPADAATRLGRDLRALHDIGRGEVGDLLPVDPADPHEWLDGLTGPDHLLRAVRADVPRPADRLVPAHADLGAEHLLEDGGRLTGIIDWSDAAVTDPALDLARLLRDFGPAFLDAVLDAYGEDGPELRHRTAFFARCAALEDLAHGRDTGREEYSRAAERGLTWLFPDLGGVRR, from the coding sequence GTGAGCGCCCGGGCGCGGGCCGCGGCCGCGGTGGCCGAGCACGCGCCCGGCCACGGCGGGGAGGAGTGGGCCGACCTCGGGGGCGGGCTGGACCACCGCGCGTTCCGGGTCGGGGACCTGGTCGTGCGCGTCGCGGCGCCGGACGCCCGCGCCGCGGTGGTGCGGGAGGCAGCGCTGTTGCGGCTGGTCGCGGGCCGCCTCGCGGTCCCGGTGCCCGAGCCGCGGTTCGCCGACCCGGCGCGGGGCGTCATCGCCCACCGCTTCCTGCCGGGCCGGCCGCTGCTGGGCCGGACCCCGCCCGCCGACGCCGCGACGCGCCTCGGACGGGACCTGCGCGCGCTGCACGACATCGGCCGCGGCGAGGTCGGGGACCTGCTCCCCGTCGACCCGGCCGACCCCCACGAGTGGCTCGACGGGCTCACCGGACCCGACCACCTGCTGCGGGCCGTCCGCGCCGACGTGCCCCGGCCCGCCGACCGGCTGGTGCCGGCGCACGCCGACCTCGGGGCGGAGCACCTGCTGGAGGACGGCGGCCGGCTGACCGGGATCATCGACTGGTCCGACGCCGCCGTCACCGATCCCGCCCTGGACCTCGCCCGGCTGCTCCGGGACTTCGGCCCGGCGTTCCTCGACGCGGTGCTCGACGCCTACGGCGAGGACGGTCCGGAGCTCCGGCACCGCACCGCGTTCTTCGCGCGGTGCGCGGCGCTGGAGGACCTCGCCCACGGGCGCGACACCGGCCGGGAGGAGTACTCCCGGGCCGCCGAACGCGGTCTGACCTGGTTGTTCCCCGACCTCGGAGGAGTCCGACGATGA